A region of Nitrospirota bacterium DNA encodes the following proteins:
- a CDS encoding IS630 family transposase, translating into MRPQGSPKELEQRRQRAIALLQEGYQPVDVAGMLGVERRSVRRWKATHRKKGEKGIQAKQASGRPSKLNSKDFRKLEKSLLKGSKKAGFPTDLWTCPRIAQLIQSLFGVNYHVDHIGRILHDLGWSPQKPERRAIERNEARIKEWIKVDWPHIKKKLPD; encoded by the coding sequence ATGAGACCTCAGGGAAGCCCAAAGGAATTGGAACAAAGACGGCAACGTGCCATTGCTCTGCTTCAGGAAGGATACCAGCCTGTTGATGTAGCCGGCATGCTTGGAGTAGAACGCCGAAGCGTGCGGCGCTGGAAGGCAACACATCGCAAAAAAGGTGAAAAAGGCATTCAAGCCAAGCAAGCATCGGGGAGACCATCCAAACTTAACAGCAAAGATTTTCGAAAACTTGAGAAGTCGTTGCTTAAGGGATCGAAGAAGGCCGGATTTCCGACAGACCTCTGGACCTGTCCTCGGATTGCACAGCTTATCCAGTCTCTTTTTGGCGTTAACTACCATGTGGATCATATTGGCCGTATACTCCATGATCTTGGGTGGTCGCCCCAGAAACCGGAACGCCGGGCCATAGAGCGCAACGAAGCAAGAATCAAAGAATGGATAAAGGTTGACTGGCCACACATTAAAAAAAAGCTGCCAGACTGA
- a CDS encoding transposase, translating to MMMAPLVRRTWSPRGQTPILYQKTCSHKKVSVIGALCIAPRKNQLSMYFRLHPDVNIASDAVKAFLRCLLKELPGQIIIVWDRFQPHRSKKVQSLLAIRPQRLHFDYFPPYAPELNPVEYVWAHTKMNPMANATAMELDTLATGTRSSMRSLQKKQHLLRAFIKKSGLSLRLK from the coding sequence ATGATGATGGCACCTCTGGTCAGGAGAACCTGGAGTCCTCGTGGTCAAACTCCCATCCTGTACCAAAAAACCTGTTCTCATAAGAAAGTCTCTGTTATCGGCGCCCTCTGCATTGCACCTCGTAAAAATCAGCTCAGCATGTATTTTCGACTTCATCCAGATGTCAACATCGCATCTGACGCCGTCAAGGCCTTTCTTCGCTGTCTTCTGAAGGAACTGCCAGGACAGATCATTATCGTATGGGATCGTTTTCAGCCTCATCGTTCAAAAAAGGTGCAGAGCCTGCTGGCTATCAGGCCACAGCGTCTGCATTTCGATTACTTTCCTCCCTATGCGCCAGAGCTTAACCCTGTAGAATATGTCTGGGCTCATACAAAAATGAATCCCATGGCGAATGCCACAGCAATGGAGTTGGATACCCTTGCAACTGGCACTCGCAGCAGTATGCGCTCATTACAGAAAAAACAGCACCTGCTCCGTGCATTCATCAAAAAAAGTGGACTTTCTTTACGTCTCAAATAG